In the Quercus lobata isolate SW786 chromosome 5, ValleyOak3.0 Primary Assembly, whole genome shotgun sequence genome, one interval contains:
- the LOC115992727 gene encoding auxin-responsive protein SAUR72-like, whose protein sequence is MDSKKSNKIREIVRLQQILKKWKKLANASKNSSNTTSSSTNTSNGSTGSKSINFIKRTLSFSDVSGASNDVVPKGFLAVCVGKELKRFVIPTEYLGHQAFAILLREAEEEFGFQQEGVLKIPCEVSVFEKILKVVEEKREVFYLHELGFNADSGCYSSDCELTPSHHPQMCR, encoded by the coding sequence ATGGATTCAAAGAAGTCTAACAAGATCAGGGAGATTGTTAGGCTTCAACAGATCCTCAAGAAGTGGAAAAAGCTAGCAAATGCTTCAAAGAACAGCTCCAACACTACTTCTTCAAGCACCAACACCAGCAATGGCAGTACTGGCAGTAAAAGCATCAATTTCATTAAGAGAACACTCTCTTTCTCAGATGTTTCAGGGGCTTCCAATGATGTTGTCCCAAAAGGGTTTCTTGCAGTTTGCGTAGGAAAGGAGTTGAAGAGATTTGTTATCCCAACTGAGTACTTGGGTCACCAAGCATTTGCGATATTACTAAGGGAAGCTGAAGAAGAATTTGGTTTCCAACAAGAGGGAGTGCTTAAGATTCCATGTGAAGTGTCTGTGTTTGAGAAAATCTTGAAGGTGgttgaagagaaaagagaggtgTTCTACTTGCATGAATTAGGTTTCAATGCAGACAGTGGGTGCTACTCATCAGATTGTGAGCTTACACCCTCTCATCATCCtcaaatgtgtagatga